From Campylobacterota bacterium, one genomic window encodes:
- the prfB gene encoding peptide chain release factor 2, with translation MLIDELRAKIKEHEEDVAIIQDFLKQSKSQEKYDELSKQINQEDFWQHPERTAILSEYQNVKDITETANRILRAYDESLELLELFKDNEQEIESIKHDIYKLCREVSKFKLQILLDQEDDSKDCYLSINSGAGGTESQDWAEMLMRMYLRFCERENFKASIIDYQTGEEAGIKSATVLVKGKNAYGFLRTEAGIHRLVRISPFDASKRRHTSFAAITVIPEIEDAKITINEADLRVDTFRAGGAGGQHVNKTESAVRLTHIPTGIVAQCQNERSQLQNKQTALKLLKAKLVQKQEEERHEQEKSIKKQKIEWGSQIRSYVLHPYKMVKDHRTNYESPRPEIILDGDIMPLIEAFLISQSQT, from the coding sequence ATGCTGATAGACGAATTACGCGCTAAAATTAAAGAACATGAAGAAGACGTTGCCATCATTCAGGACTTTTTAAAGCAATCAAAGTCCCAAGAAAAATATGATGAGCTCTCAAAGCAAATCAACCAAGAAGATTTTTGGCAACATCCAGAGCGAACAGCTATATTAAGTGAATATCAGAACGTGAAAGATATCACCGAAACAGCAAATCGTATTCTTAGAGCGTATGACGAGTCTTTAGAGTTACTGGAACTCTTTAAAGATAACGAACAAGAAATTGAATCAATCAAACATGACATTTATAAGCTCTGCAGAGAAGTTAGCAAATTTAAGCTCCAAATTTTACTCGACCAAGAAGATGACAGTAAAGATTGCTACTTGAGCATTAACTCTGGCGCTGGAGGCACAGAATCTCAAGACTGGGCAGAAATGCTGATGCGCATGTACCTTCGCTTCTGCGAGCGGGAAAATTTTAAAGCAAGCATAATCGACTACCAGACAGGAGAAGAAGCGGGAATAAAATCTGCAACAGTTTTGGTTAAAGGCAAAAATGCCTACGGTTTTTTGCGTACTGAGGCTGGCATTCACAGACTCGTTCGCATTTCTCCCTTTGATGCAAGCAAACGCAGGCACACATCCTTTGCAGCTATAACGGTTATACCAGAGATTGAGGATGCCAAAATAACCATCAACGAAGCTGATCTTCGCGTTGATACCTTTCGAGCTGGAGGAGCCGGGGGACAGCACGTCAATAAAACTGAATCGGCCGTACGCTTAACTCACATCCCAACAGGCATTGTGGCCCAGTGTCAAAATGAACGTTCTCAGCTACAGAACAAGCAAACGGCACTCAAATTACTTAAAGCAAAGTTGGTTCAAAAGCAAGAGGAAGAAAGACACGAGCAGGAAAAATCCATCAAAAAGCAGAAAATCGAATGGGGATCACAGATTAGATCATACGTACTCCATCCGTATAAAATGGTTAAAGACCATCGCACAAATTATGAATCTCCACGCCCAGAAATTATTCTTGATGGTGACATAATGCCACTGATTGAGGCTTTTTTAATCTCACAATCTCAAACATAA
- the tilS gene encoding tRNA lysidine(34) synthetase TilS gives MFLQNLLTHTKKLIAQYAQAKNIKQTPTFILGLSGGPDSVFLLYILHNLVLSNHIRLVAAHLDHQWRKDSVHDATFCEQLCAQLSVPFVSTSMRELNPPSIKNRSKEAQARMARRFFFSQCLEKKNADGIILAHHAQDQQETFFLRLIRGCTLEGLCAMKEIDGHYLRPLLHTNKRDILDWLAQNNISFQHDPTNESSNFLRNRIRHTVIPALQACDTRFDKKFASSLAALKQEKQLITNIATQTFSDTFFYESNKLCGSISKLKRLAPILRNKLIIELLIKQKVSFHPSTGHLHEISNFLFNGIKSYHHVGQNWKICKKQDSFWIETQ, from the coding sequence ATGTTCTTACAAAATTTACTCACTCACACTAAAAAGCTCATTGCTCAATACGCTCAAGCGAAAAACATTAAGCAAACCCCAACATTCATACTTGGTCTATCTGGAGGGCCAGACTCCGTTTTTCTGCTCTATATTTTGCATAACCTTGTGCTCAGCAATCACATCCGGCTTGTTGCTGCACATCTTGACCACCAGTGGCGCAAAGACTCTGTACATGACGCTACATTTTGTGAACAACTCTGCGCACAGCTTTCTGTTCCTTTTGTCAGTACGTCAATGAGAGAACTCAATCCACCCAGCATAAAAAACCGTTCAAAAGAAGCACAAGCTCGTATGGCACGCCGGTTCTTTTTCTCTCAATGCTTAGAAAAGAAAAACGCAGATGGCATTATCCTTGCCCATCACGCACAAGACCAACAAGAAACCTTTTTTCTCAGACTTATTCGAGGCTGCACTCTAGAAGGCCTATGTGCCATGAAAGAAATCGATGGACACTACCTTCGTCCGCTTCTCCACACAAATAAAAGAGATATTCTCGACTGGCTAGCACAGAACAACATTTCTTTTCAACACGATCCTACCAATGAGTCCAGCAATTTTTTGCGCAATCGCATTAGACACACTGTAATTCCCGCATTACAAGCATGTGATACACGATTTGATAAAAAATTTGCATCTAGCCTTGCAGCACTCAAACAAGAAAAACAGCTCATTACAAACATAGCGACGCAAACATTCAGCGATACATTCTTTTATGAGAGCAACAAACTGTGTGGTTCTATCTCTAAGCTCAAAAGGCTTGCGCCTATTTTGCGCAACAAACTCATTATAGAACTACTTATAAAACAGAAAGTCAGCTTTCACCCAAGCACTGGTCATCTCCACGAGATATCAAATTTTCTTTTCAACGGAATAAAATCATATCATCATGTTGGACAGAATTGGAAAATATGTAAGAAACAAGACTCATTCTGGATTGAGACACAATAG
- a CDS encoding TonB family protein, which produces MPIGLNEETFFKRQLKRIKERLVSFLLFSLLIHTLLLFLVLAVKFAPKTRSLVEELSKYWSKEESTTKKQQRQELLATLQTLRPKQDMPAKLTAARSKFGWVMFSDAPQPQTLEIPTTMDGEVGATPTPFATETEPTADNSPTPPASNQAQQANQEVMAQAKQLSEQIQQFTTQEAVALNQSEQHNQPDTKTETPPAQLPPAPPNKFVGHAPEEACEHNAPPDKSLNQQHLQVAKQPATQEQALEKRQTKQNNAQRIKAIEQLQAKLDNLAASKQQTNEVRKTVLRGAQSEEPKPKKNIIALTKGFVENIKSDGADLLDRDGDPNKRPSLEELKYFSYESKINWCLQAAWKQNFASKLMTEASEGKAVIEFTIDAQGNVASSNLLSSSGNQKLDSVIMKNLLLAQPFPPLPKHFQTNSYTTGRVIHVYPNKLGF; this is translated from the coding sequence ATGCCAATCGGTTTGAATGAAGAAACTTTCTTCAAAAGACAACTCAAACGAATTAAAGAGCGCCTTGTATCTTTTTTACTCTTTTCGCTCCTTATTCACACGCTATTACTCTTTCTTGTCCTGGCTGTAAAATTTGCTCCCAAAACACGTTCCCTTGTAGAAGAGTTGAGCAAGTACTGGTCCAAAGAAGAAAGCACCACCAAAAAACAACAGCGGCAAGAACTGCTTGCAACACTCCAAACACTTCGCCCCAAACAAGACATGCCTGCAAAACTAACTGCAGCGCGATCAAAATTTGGATGGGTTATGTTTTCTGACGCACCCCAACCTCAAACACTAGAAATTCCAACCACAATGGATGGGGAGGTTGGAGCCACCCCAACACCATTTGCAACAGAAACTGAACCTACCGCAGACAACAGCCCCACACCTCCAGCCTCAAACCAAGCCCAACAAGCAAATCAAGAAGTAATGGCACAGGCCAAACAGCTAAGCGAGCAAATACAACAATTCACAACACAAGAAGCAGTAGCATTAAATCAATCAGAGCAACATAATCAACCAGATACTAAAACAGAAACACCGCCAGCGCAACTTCCCCCAGCGCCCCCTAATAAGTTTGTTGGACATGCCCCAGAAGAAGCATGCGAGCACAATGCCCCGCCAGACAAATCACTCAACCAGCAACACCTGCAAGTGGCTAAGCAACCAGCAACGCAGGAGCAAGCGCTTGAAAAAAGACAAACCAAGCAAAACAATGCGCAGCGCATCAAAGCCATTGAGCAACTACAGGCTAAGCTTGACAACCTCGCAGCATCAAAACAACAAACAAATGAGGTCAGGAAGACAGTTCTGCGTGGAGCACAAAGCGAAGAACCAAAACCCAAAAAAAATATTATCGCCCTAACCAAAGGTTTTGTTGAAAATATAAAATCTGATGGCGCGGATTTGTTGGATCGCGACGGAGATCCTAATAAGCGTCCATCGCTTGAAGAACTCAAATATTTTTCGTATGAATCAAAAATTAACTGGTGTCTACAAGCAGCATGGAAACAAAATTTTGCCTCAAAACTTATGACTGAAGCATCCGAGGGCAAAGCCGTTATTGAATTCACGATCGACGCCCAAGGCAACGTCGCAAGCAGTAATTTACTCTCATCATCAGGTAATCAGAAACTTGACAGTGTAATTATGAAAAACCTTCTTCTTGCGCAACCATTTCCACCGCTACCAAAGCATTTCCAAACAAACAGCTACACGACAGGCAGGGTTATTCACGTCTATCCAAACAAACTTGGTTTTTAG
- a CDS encoding FAD-dependent oxidoreductase: protein MAEVVILGAGLTGLSTAYHLEQYNCFDFKIFEQHDRPGGLLRSVSSDGFTFDHTGHLLHVNNDYFLRFLQTVTQLTEFNLITRQSNIFTHSTMLPYPFQMNLHGLPSTVIAECIEGYVSRTKSRKKPTTFHEWVLKHFGHGMGKHFFFPYNQKILSYDLKKVHPSWTGRFVPQTNLKAIIEGAITPQETKKVGYNSSFYYPKQGGIEFLIKKINAHVKTPVTLNHKVSHIDTQTKTVFFENGEQEKYNLLISTMPLNNLLKTTKFTSGKNYAQAEQKLLCNSVININLGLSQSNVGTGHWTYFPEREYPFYRLGYWHNICSSLVKANCSGVYGEVSYLKQKTSPRQLKELTHLTKQLMLKTLNVKSNDIMTEKILHLNHAYVIYDLWREKNLGRLLASLQTENLYSIGRYGQWKYSSMQEAVLDGKTMAEDILMLLKTKPTQIPEAPKRKQPETTRKQPSVSLNKSTI from the coding sequence GTGGCAGAGGTTGTCATCCTCGGTGCTGGGCTGACTGGTTTGAGTACTGCTTATCACCTCGAGCAATACAACTGTTTTGATTTTAAAATATTTGAACAACACGACCGCCCTGGCGGTCTCCTCCGTTCAGTTTCTTCTGATGGCTTTACGTTCGATCACACAGGCCATCTTCTTCATGTTAACAATGATTATTTTCTACGCTTCCTTCAAACCGTTACCCAACTAACTGAGTTTAACTTAATTACACGTCAGTCTAATATTTTCACCCACAGTACAATGCTACCGTATCCTTTCCAGATGAACCTGCATGGATTACCAAGTACTGTCATTGCCGAATGCATCGAAGGATATGTTTCACGTACAAAGTCACGCAAAAAACCCACAACTTTCCACGAGTGGGTTTTGAAACATTTTGGGCACGGCATGGGCAAACACTTTTTCTTCCCATACAATCAAAAGATTCTGTCATACGACCTGAAAAAAGTGCACCCTTCATGGACCGGACGCTTTGTACCTCAAACAAACCTCAAAGCCATCATCGAAGGCGCTATAACTCCACAGGAAACCAAAAAGGTCGGATACAATAGCTCATTCTACTATCCCAAGCAGGGAGGCATTGAGTTTTTAATTAAAAAAATTAATGCACACGTTAAAACACCCGTTACACTCAATCACAAAGTTAGTCATATTGACACCCAAACAAAAACAGTATTTTTTGAAAATGGAGAACAAGAAAAATACAATCTTCTGATTAGCACCATGCCCCTCAACAATTTGCTGAAAACAACAAAATTCACATCGGGCAAAAATTACGCACAAGCAGAACAAAAACTCCTATGCAACTCGGTGATAAACATTAATCTTGGACTCTCTCAGAGCAACGTAGGAACAGGCCACTGGACATATTTTCCTGAAAGAGAATATCCATTTTATCGCCTTGGCTACTGGCATAATATTTGTAGCTCTTTGGTCAAGGCAAACTGTAGTGGAGTATACGGCGAAGTATCGTATCTCAAGCAAAAAACATCTCCACGACAACTAAAAGAACTTACACATCTGACAAAACAACTCATGCTCAAAACGCTTAATGTCAAGTCCAACGATATCATGACAGAAAAAATATTACACCTTAACCATGCCTACGTTATTTACGATCTTTGGCGAGAAAAAAACTTAGGCCGACTACTCGCAAGCCTGCAAACCGAAAACCTTTATTCCATAGGTCGTTATGGACAATGGAAGTACTCAAGCATGCAAGAAGCTGTTTTAGACGGCAAAACTATGGCTGAAGATATTTTAATGCTCCTTAAAACAAAACCCACTCAAATCCCGGAAGCACCAAAAAGAAAACAGCCAGAAACTACACGTAAGCAACCTTCGGTTTCGCTAAATAAGAGCACGATATAA
- a CDS encoding NAD-dependent epimerase/dehydratase family protein, which yields MKQFEQFYQGKEVLVTGGAGFIGSHLVEKLVQLGAKVSVLDNFSTGKLGNLTSVASYISLLCSDVRSAYSCIKATVNKQIVFHLASFVSVPESINNPSLCHQINVQGTQNLLEGCKKNNVGTVVFASSSAVYGNAKKQCHENDTPSPQSPYAQSKLDGETLCREYGQAYNINTACLRYFNVYGERQDPTGTYAAVVAKFRQQLLSKQPITIFGDGTQTRDFINVADVVNANLKIGMLQGTRGEVFNIGSGRSITLLQLLEQLEQELNIKRSDVLFQPARRGDVIHSQANCEKYTKIQI from the coding sequence ATGAAACAATTTGAACAGTTTTATCAAGGTAAAGAGGTACTTGTGACGGGTGGTGCCGGATTTATTGGCTCACACCTTGTTGAAAAGCTTGTACAACTGGGAGCAAAAGTATCAGTCCTTGATAATTTCTCAACCGGCAAGCTAGGAAATCTCACCTCGGTTGCTTCTTACATTTCATTACTCTGCTCAGATGTACGCTCTGCTTACAGTTGCATAAAAGCAACCGTCAATAAACAAATTGTTTTCCACCTGGCCTCATTTGTCTCGGTACCTGAATCAATTAATAATCCAAGCCTATGCCATCAAATCAATGTACAGGGAACCCAAAACTTACTGGAGGGATGTAAAAAAAACAATGTTGGCACCGTGGTCTTCGCCTCATCCTCTGCCGTTTATGGCAACGCAAAAAAACAATGTCACGAAAATGACACCCCAAGCCCACAGTCGCCCTACGCACAAAGCAAGCTCGACGGCGAAACTCTTTGCAGGGAGTACGGGCAGGCATATAACATTAATACTGCGTGCTTACGATATTTTAATGTCTACGGTGAACGCCAAGATCCAACTGGAACGTATGCGGCTGTTGTTGCAAAGTTCAGACAACAGCTGCTGTCAAAGCAACCGATCACCATTTTTGGCGATGGCACACAAACACGCGATTTCATTAACGTAGCAGATGTTGTTAACGCAAATCTCAAAATAGGTATGCTGCAAGGAACTCGTGGAGAGGTATTCAATATCGGTTCAGGCAGAAGTATTACGCTACTACAACTACTTGAGCAACTCGAACAAGAGCTCAACATCAAGCGAAGCGATGTACTCTTTCAGCCCGCACGACGAGGTGACGTTATTCATTCACAAGCAAACTGCGAAAAATATACGAAAATTCAGATTTAA
- the dnaJ gene encoding molecular chaperone DnaJ, which produces MAKRDYYEVLGVSKGASADEIKKAYRKLALKYHPDRNPDNKDAEAKFKEATEAYEILSNEQKRKTYDQFGHDGVQGQAGQYHDMNDIFEGFSDIFENLFGAGGGRGARSRKRGEPVPQAGQDLSQKVHVTLKEAYEGCKKEIRTYRFNQCEPCKGSGCKPGTKTTTCANCKGQGTVSFRQGFFAYSQPCNSCYGQGFTISDPCPSCRGQARTQKHEKLTISIPAGIYNNAELRVSGKGDAGVFGGPSGDLYVVIDVLPDDNFWRKQNDLYTVLPLSYPELVLGCTTKLENIDGEKVSVKIPAGTPVGKEIQITGKGFAQLRASGRGNLIVIVQCAIPTKLSEDTKLALKAYAEKLSQEKNSMGSGFSNFFKRFLG; this is translated from the coding sequence ATGGCTAAACGCGATTACTATGAAGTGCTAGGCGTATCAAAAGGCGCTAGTGCTGATGAAATCAAAAAAGCATACCGAAAACTGGCACTCAAGTATCACCCAGATAGAAATCCTGACAACAAAGATGCCGAAGCTAAATTCAAAGAAGCAACTGAAGCGTATGAAATACTCTCCAATGAGCAAAAACGTAAAACATACGATCAGTTTGGGCACGATGGAGTACAGGGTCAAGCTGGCCAGTACCATGACATGAATGATATCTTTGAGGGCTTTTCAGATATCTTTGAAAACCTATTTGGCGCTGGAGGAGGAAGAGGAGCTCGTTCACGCAAGCGAGGAGAACCCGTTCCTCAGGCTGGGCAAGATCTTTCTCAAAAAGTACACGTTACCCTGAAAGAAGCCTATGAAGGCTGCAAGAAAGAAATCAGAACATACCGCTTCAATCAATGTGAGCCCTGCAAAGGCTCTGGTTGCAAACCGGGTACAAAAACCACAACATGCGCTAACTGCAAGGGACAAGGCACCGTTTCTTTCAGGCAAGGTTTCTTTGCCTACTCACAACCATGTAACTCATGTTATGGCCAAGGATTTACCATTTCAGACCCATGTCCAAGCTGTCGCGGGCAAGCGCGCACGCAAAAACATGAAAAACTCACCATTTCTATCCCTGCTGGCATTTACAATAATGCAGAACTTCGCGTTTCAGGCAAAGGCGATGCTGGCGTTTTTGGTGGACCATCAGGTGACCTATACGTCGTCATTGATGTGTTGCCCGACGATAATTTTTGGCGTAAGCAAAATGATTTGTACACCGTACTGCCACTCAGCTACCCTGAACTCGTACTCGGCTGCACAACAAAACTAGAAAATATTGATGGGGAAAAAGTATCCGTCAAAATACCTGCAGGAACTCCCGTTGGCAAAGAAATACAAATTACTGGCAAGGGGTTTGCACAACTACGCGCAAGTGGCCGAGGTAATTTAATTGTCATTGTTCAATGTGCTATTCCGACAAAGCTTAGTGAAGACACAAAACTTGCACTCAAGGCATACGCTGAAAAATTATCTCAAGAAAAAAATAGCATGGGTTCAGGTTTTTCCAATTTCTTTAAACGTTTCTTAGGATAG
- the serS gene encoding serine--tRNA ligase — MIDLQLLRKDPELIKKSILTKEPSFDVDRLIELDGKNRQLKIDVESIQKQKNDLAKLGKQGLTQEIKQQSIEFGKQLKVKQKELESVEQELKTLWLSCPNIPYPDLPIGNKEANKVVKTIGEKPNFSFEIKNHLELNEALKWLDFDTGAKISGAQFVIYKGLSLKIMYALVRMMIKNNTEHGFQPILPPYLVNEETLYNAGNLPKFEGDYYRIADEKLCLIPTSEVALTNLHTDSILSTDELPVRYTSWTSCFRKEAGGYGSQDRGLIRIHQFEKVELYSLCHPDKSPQELDHMVSCAEKLLQQLGLHYQVSMLATQDCSFQSAKTFDIEVWLPGQDRYYEVSSCSNCTDFQARRAKIRHRSAHDQKPELVHTLNASSLALPRLVVALMENYQQADGSIALPQVLLDEMKTLW, encoded by the coding sequence ATGATAGACCTTCAGTTGCTCCGAAAAGATCCTGAACTCATTAAGAAGAGTATCCTTACCAAAGAGCCATCCTTTGACGTTGATCGGCTCATAGAGCTTGATGGCAAGAATCGACAGCTCAAAATTGATGTTGAGTCAATTCAGAAGCAAAAAAATGATCTTGCCAAACTTGGCAAACAAGGACTCACGCAAGAGATTAAGCAACAATCCATCGAGTTTGGTAAACAACTGAAGGTCAAACAAAAAGAACTCGAATCTGTTGAGCAAGAACTAAAAACTTTATGGCTTTCTTGCCCTAACATTCCTTACCCAGATCTGCCAATTGGTAACAAAGAGGCAAACAAGGTTGTTAAAACCATTGGTGAGAAACCAAACTTCAGTTTCGAGATTAAAAATCATTTAGAACTTAACGAAGCCTTGAAATGGCTTGATTTTGATACTGGAGCAAAAATTAGTGGTGCTCAGTTTGTTATCTACAAGGGGCTAAGTCTTAAAATCATGTACGCGCTCGTTCGTATGATGATTAAAAATAACACTGAACATGGCTTTCAGCCGATTCTGCCACCCTACCTCGTCAATGAAGAGACGTTGTACAATGCTGGAAACTTGCCAAAATTTGAAGGCGACTATTATCGCATAGCTGATGAAAAACTTTGCCTTATTCCAACATCAGAAGTTGCTCTGACAAATCTACATACCGATAGCATCCTGTCTACCGACGAACTCCCGGTACGTTATACATCGTGGACAAGCTGTTTTCGTAAGGAAGCCGGTGGTTACGGCTCTCAAGACCGTGGACTAATTCGCATCCATCAATTCGAAAAAGTTGAACTTTACTCATTGTGTCACCCAGATAAATCACCTCAAGAGCTTGATCATATGGTTAGTTGCGCCGAAAAACTCTTGCAACAACTCGGGCTTCATTATCAGGTCAGCATGCTTGCAACGCAAGATTGTTCGTTTCAATCAGCAAAAACATTTGATATTGAGGTTTGGCTACCAGGACAAGATCGTTACTACGAAGTTTCATCATGTAGTAACTGCACAGACTTTCAGGCACGCAGAGCAAAGATCAGACACCGTTCAGCTCACGACCAAAAACCTGAGCTCGTTCACACACTCAATGCATCATCTCTTGCTTTGCCACGTCTTGTGGTCGCATTAATGGAAAATTATCAACAAGCAGACGGTTCTATTGCATTACCTCAAGTACTGCTTGATGAGATGAAAACACTTTGGTAA
- a CDS encoding DUF58 domain-containing protein, whose protein sequence is MLNDDIRHKVKKIKIHTKRLMQSSLTGDYLSAFKGSGLEFDQLREYQFGDDVRFIDWNSSAKMNKIMIKQFTEERDRTIILAIDLSTSSHFSSQQDLKKDLIAQVAATIAFVASNNKDKVGAVFFSDHIEHWIAPARGNSHVGKIIENIFSLQPKSKQTNLQEALRFLIRLKKRNAVVFMLSDFIDELDSYKKLLNIVRYEYDFIAMRILDECEKALPNVGKLQVQDPETGGTYHIDTSLKQLNTFLQKRLIEQKKVFERCKIDMLDLHIGRSFIHVLVNFFHQRIRRQI, encoded by the coding sequence ATGCTTAATGATGATATCAGGCATAAAGTTAAAAAAATTAAAATCCATACAAAGCGCTTGATGCAAAGCTCTTTGACAGGCGATTATCTTTCTGCCTTCAAAGGCTCTGGACTTGAGTTTGATCAGCTTCGAGAATACCAATTCGGAGACGATGTTCGTTTTATTGACTGGAATAGTTCGGCTAAAATGAACAAAATAATGATCAAACAATTTACAGAAGAACGTGATAGAACAATTATCTTGGCAATTGACCTATCAACCTCATCTCATTTTTCATCACAGCAAGATCTAAAAAAAGATCTTATCGCCCAGGTGGCTGCAACTATTGCCTTTGTTGCAAGCAACAACAAAGACAAAGTTGGCGCTGTATTTTTCTCAGATCACATAGAACACTGGATCGCTCCCGCTCGAGGGAATAGTCACGTTGGCAAAATTATTGAAAATATATTTTCACTTCAACCAAAAAGTAAACAAACAAACTTACAAGAAGCGCTTCGCTTTCTCATCAGGCTAAAAAAACGAAATGCTGTGGTTTTCATGCTATCTGACTTCATTGATGAGCTTGATTCTTATAAGAAGCTTTTGAATATTGTTCGTTATGAATACGACTTTATTGCCATGCGTATTTTAGATGAATGCGAAAAAGCACTTCCCAACGTTGGGAAACTGCAAGTACAAGACCCCGAAACTGGCGGCACATATCATATTGACACATCGTTAAAGCAGCTTAATACCTTTTTGCAAAAACGCTTAATTGAGCAGAAAAAAGTCTTTGAACGATGTAAAATTGATATGCTTGATTTGCATATTGGCAGATCGTTTATCCACGTGTTAGTCAATTTTTTTCACCAACGTATACGAAGGCAGATCTAA
- the hemW gene encoding radical SAM family heme chaperone HemW, which produces MKTSFPKYLYLHWPFCSKKCHYCDFVAFEQHEQFQDAYHTRLQQEVTSFANTFEPAEHKPLKTIFLGGGTPSLYPLDWITELFATIKTNYNTTSLQEVTLESNPADIDEEKLDVWREIGINRLSIGVQSLDDTVLLKLNRRQRNKDVKNALHQAPKYFDDISIDLILGLPGVSEKTWWETLHQVVDWPINHLSIYFLTIHEKTPLYFKVQKGNVRLADDTSLVELYQDSIQFLEKYNFKQYEISNFARPGRESIHNQAYWNLKPYKGFGIGASSYDGSTRSINTNNLQKYLTIDKSGASTTSQSVEILNPEQKRLERFMLGLRQKKGMGLHDMLYYLDVSQHKHFLSRVKLLQDQELLEERNGIIALTTRGMTLENEVLLQLL; this is translated from the coding sequence ATGAAAACGTCTTTTCCAAAGTACCTCTATCTTCACTGGCCGTTCTGCAGCAAAAAATGTCACTACTGTGATTTTGTAGCATTTGAGCAACACGAGCAATTTCAGGACGCCTACCACACTCGTTTACAACAAGAGGTTACTTCGTTTGCCAATACATTTGAGCCAGCAGAACACAAGCCACTTAAAACAATCTTTTTAGGCGGTGGAACACCAAGCCTTTATCCGCTTGATTGGATCACTGAGCTTTTTGCAACCATAAAAACAAATTACAACACGACCTCTCTGCAAGAAGTAACACTTGAGTCAAATCCTGCAGACATCGATGAAGAAAAACTTGACGTATGGCGTGAAATTGGCATTAACCGCCTAAGCATTGGGGTACAAAGTCTTGATGACACAGTTTTGTTAAAGCTAAACCGTCGACAACGCAATAAAGATGTTAAAAATGCTCTGCATCAAGCCCCTAAGTATTTTGATGATATTTCTATTGATCTGATACTGGGCCTTCCCGGCGTTAGCGAAAAAACATGGTGGGAAACATTGCACCAAGTAGTTGACTGGCCAATTAATCATCTTTCTATTTACTTTTTAACCATTCATGAAAAAACACCCCTTTATTTTAAGGTACAAAAAGGGAATGTACGTTTAGCCGACGATACATCACTGGTAGAGCTTTACCAAGACTCCATACAATTTTTAGAAAAATATAATTTCAAACAGTATGAAATTTCAAACTTTGCACGCCCCGGACGCGAGTCTATTCATAACCAAGCATATTGGAATCTAAAGCCCTACAAAGGATTTGGCATTGGCGCATCATCGTACGATGGATCTACTCGATCAATTAACACAAACAACCTTCAAAAATACCTCACAATAGACAAATCAGGTGCCTCAACCACTTCACAATCGGTAGAGATACTTAACCCAGAACAAAAAAGACTCGAGCGGTTCATGCTTGGCCTACGTCAAAAAAAAGGGATGGGCTTGCATGATATGTTATACTATTTAGATGTGAGTCAACATAAGCATTTTTTGTCTCGTGTCAAATTATTACAAGATCAAGAATTATTAGAAGAAAGAAATGGAATTATCGCGCTTACTACACGAGGGATGACGCTTGAGAACGAAGTGCTACTACAACTCCTATAA
- a CDS encoding pyridoxamine 5'-phosphate oxidase family protein: protein MAKHIGVKLPDDLLEYLKTQECLGILATFSEKGVPNTTPIQCIYPKGQESLLLSIHKDHSGYHNMVWQKKVMLCFLGKNNVAYSVLGRAGVVRAPSHVHPLMNIVRIDIIDIKCDRSILAKVEEGVKWSYTASEAEELVRSLYAELKELAQTL, encoded by the coding sequence ATGGCAAAACATATAGGCGTAAAGCTGCCAGATGATTTACTCGAATATCTTAAAACTCAAGAGTGTTTAGGTATCCTTGCAACGTTTTCAGAAAAAGGCGTACCCAACACTACACCTATCCAATGCATTTATCCTAAAGGTCAAGAAAGCCTGTTACTCAGCATTCACAAGGACCATTCAGGTTACCACAACATGGTTTGGCAAAAAAAAGTAATGCTTTGTTTCCTGGGAAAAAATAACGTTGCCTATAGTGTTCTTGGACGAGCGGGCGTCGTTCGCGCTCCTTCCCACGTTCATCCGCTCATGAACATCGTTCGTATTGATATTATTGACATCAAGTGCGATCGATCAATTTTGGCAAAAGTTGAAGAAGGGGTTAAATGGAGTTACACTGCTTCTGAGGCAGAAGAATTAGTTAGAAGTCTCTACGCAGAACTCAAAGAGCTCGCTCAAACATTGTAA